In the Arachis ipaensis cultivar K30076 chromosome B10, Araip1.1, whole genome shotgun sequence genome, one interval contains:
- the LOC107624513 gene encoding serine/threonine-protein kinase RIPK, translated as MTKITWKSIIPSCYKITKSKVEEEEVSKHCSFQRLCLSDVSITSSPKDIEDLSTSFVGSKLYTFTLEELKEATHNFSWSNMLGEGGFGPVYKGFVDDNLKRGLKAQSVAVKRLDLEGLQGHREWLAEIIFLGQLRHSHLVKLIGYCCEEKNRLLVYEYMPRGSLENQLFRRYSSSMPWSTRMKIALGAAKGLAFLHEADKPVIYRDFKTSNILLDSDYTAKLSDFGLAKDGPEGEETHVTTTRIMGTKGYAAPEYVMAGHLSTKSDVYSYGVVLLELLTGKRVVDRSRPSRERSLVEWARPMLRDQRKLHHVMDPRLEGQFPMKGAVKVAALTHKCLSHNPNPRPSMRDVVKTLESLQDFDDVFIAPFVYVAVSEKK; from the exons ATGACTAAGATTACATGGAAATCAATCATCCCAAGTTGTTACAAGATTACCAAAAgcaaagtagaagaagaagaggtttCAAAACATTGTTCTTTCCAAAGGCTATGCCTCTCTGATGTAAGCATTACAAGCTCTCCTAAGGACATTGAAGATCTTTCAACTTCTTTTGTTGGATCAAAGCTTTACACATTCACCTTAGAGGAGCTAAAAGAAGCAACGCATAATTTCTCATGGAGTAACATGCTTGGTGAAGGTGGGTTTGGACCTGTTTACAAAGGTTTTGTTGATGACAACCTTAAACGTGGTCTGAAGGCTCAATCCGTGGCAGTTAAACGGTTAGACTTGGAAGGCTTGCAAGGTCACAGAGAGTGGCTG GCAGAGATTATATTTCTTGGGCAGCTAAGGCATTCACATCTTGTTAAGTTAATTGGATACTGTTGTGAAGAAAAGAACAGGCTTTTGGTGTATGAATACATGCCAAGAGGTAGCTTAGAGAACCAATTATTCAGAA GGTATTCTTCTAGCATGCCATGGTCAACAAGGATGAAAATTGCATTAGGTGCTGCTAAGGGCCTTGCATTCCTTCATGAAGCAGATAAACCTGTCATATACAGAGATTTCAAAACTTCAAATATCTTACTTGACTCA GACTACACAGCTAAATTATCAGACTTTGGGTTAGCTAAGGATGGTCCTGAAGGAGAAGAAACACATGTAACAACAACACGCATAATGGGGACAAAGGGCTATGCTGCCCCTGAATATGTCATGGCAG GTCACCTTTCTACCAAGAGCGATGTGTATAGCTATGGAGTGGTTCTGTTGGAGCTTCTTACAGGGAAGCGAGTGGTGGATAGGAGCCGGCCGAGTCGAGAGCGGAGCCTGGTGGAATGGGCAAGGCCTATGTTGAGGGATCAAAGGAAGCTGCACCATGTGATGGACCCAAGGTTGGAAGGGCAGTTTCCTATGAAAGGAGCAGTTAAGGTTGCTGCATTGACACATAAATGCTTGAGTCACAACCCCAATCCAAGACCCTCAATGAGGGATGTTGTCAAGACATTGGAGTCACTTCAAGACTTTGATGATGTCTTCATAGCACCATTTGTTTATGTTGCAGTCAGTGAAAAGAAATAG